The genomic stretch TCGTTCCGAGGAACTGGGCTGACGGTTGAGGTCATCGGTGACGAGAGATCGGATCATGAGCTCGTGAACAATGACGCGATAGCTTTGCTGATGTACCGGGCCGTCCAAGAAGGATTGACAAATGCTTTACGTCACGGTAAAGCGCAGTCTGTACAAATAGGAATTCGCAGCAATGAAAACAGAATGATTCTTGTGATCATCAATGATTTTAGGTGCGTCACATCCCTTAACTCAGCTGATGGCGAACCGACGTTTGGGTTCGGGCTACGCGGACTGGCTGATCGAGCATCGGACCATGGTGGAACGATGCGAGCACATCGAATCAAAAATCAATTCGAGCTTGAAATTTCCGTACCGCTCAACAGAATCGCGGCCGGACATCGGGAGGCGGTCTCATGAATGATGCAGAACCGACACGCGTATTACTGGTGGAGGATCAACAACTGATCCGTCGAGGCCTAGCCATGTTGCTATCCACCGTCGACGGGATCGATGTGACTGCTCAAGCTGAGGACGGACGCGCTGCGCTTGATATCTTGGCCACAACAGAACTTGATGTTGTCCTCGTCGACGCACGAATGCCCGGCATGGACGGAATCGAATTTACAGCCCACTGTACTCGCGATCACCCAGGGCTCCCTGTTCTTGTTCTTACCACTTTCGATGACGACGCCCTTGTCCAAGCGGTTTTCTCTGTCGGCGCCTCCGGATTCCTTCTGAAGGACACCTCGATCGAACATCTCGTGAGCGCATTGTACTCCGTTATCGAAGGCGGCATGGTGATTGATCCCCGCGTTGCACGTGCAGCAATACAAACGAAGAGCGGAGGAGAGGGTCCGCTTGCAATTCTTACTCGCGGAGAACGCGTCGTTGCAGAACTTGTGGCACAAGGTTTGACGAACTCAGAGATTGCAGCCTCATTAACTCTCGCCGAGGGAACCGTAAAGAACTACGTTTCAGCTCTATTGAGAAAGATTGGTGAGCGCGATCGTACTGCCCTTGCACTCAAGCTCCGCAAAGCACTGGGATTTTGATCCTGAAACAAGTTTGAAGATTAGGCAAACGTAGGCTTTGGTCTTTCATCCTCGGGGTTCTTGGTGGCCGTGGCATGAGCGCAAAAAATACTCCTACTCCAGGAGAATCCTTCTTGCCAAAGGAACGCTTCGTTCAACAAGAGAGCACCTTCAAGTCAAGACTAACGGCTTGAATCCATGTGTTCGTGTCAATATTACTGGGGTGTCTGCAGACAGGCATGCGGGCAGGAGCCAGCAAAGTTGGTGAGCGAAGGCAGGTGGGTTGGTTTGCCGAGGCGGTGCGTCGTTGTGTTAGGGCGCGGGCCCCGCGGGGACGGTAAGTGGTGTCTGCAACCCAGGTCCCGGGGAACCCGCGCTAATGTCATCTACCCCCTACCGCTGTCCTGTCGCGCCAGCCTGTGGTCCGTGTCCTCCAGGACATGGCCGCCTGAAGGAACCTGGCCATCAGCCCCATCGCATCTTCCACGACCGTGACACATCCATCACCTCAACCACCAGAGCCTTGGCCAGACGCCCCAAACTACTCACCCAACCTCCCACCTAACTTTGCCGGCCCTCTGAAACCTAGGGCGGTTCAGCAGGATACGGCCCACCGTGTCGCTGCCGTCTTCGCCAGCGGTGGTCTCATCGCCAACACCCATGCTGGGGCCACGTGCTCCACCGACGGAAACTTCGTCCAGCGCGACAGCAACACCACCTGTGACGAGTCCACCTACCCCGACTTCGATCAGCAGTTCCGAGTCAAAACAGCATAGACCGAGTGAGGATGCCTCTCCTCGTAAATGATCAGACCAGTGACTGCGGTCACAACAATATCGTGACCTGGGAGAGGTGTGGCGGCGAGTCCTACGCTGTAGCGTGAAAACCACCAGCACTTGGTGAGCGACGATCTCAAGATCCTCGCCGCGACGACGGCTACAACAATAGCGTTGTTCTTTGAGGAGTTGCTCACGCCCTGTGTGTGACAACAGAAACACTTCACCACGAGTTTGCATATCAGGAAAGGAGAGTCAATGCCTCTCGACGTTCGGTATCTTCAGTATTGTCAGCCTGACAATCCTTTCTATGCACCTCCGACCACTCCCAAGCACGCACGAAATCTTGATGTGTCCTCCTTGGCCATCCCCGGATGGGAATCTAAAGAGATACATCCATGGACGAATTGGTTTCCCAGCAAGTGGTCACCTCCTAGGCAGGGCTGGAAGATTCATGTCTCCGCAACACCGCACAACGCCGAATCCATATTAGCAGTTGCCGCCAAGCATTGCTTCCAGCTACAATTACCATTCAAACATCTCACATCGCTTGAAGATTTAGTTGCTCAGAGCGGAAAGTACGCGGACCGCGCCAGTGCTGGAAAATTTATCACCGTGTATCCTAGTTCTGACGAACAATTCACTGCTGCTCTTAATGGACTCGATGATCTTCTTTCCGGAGAAGAAGGTCCATATATCCTATCGGATAGACGCTGGAAGTCGGGCCCCGTCTACTTCAGGTATGGGGCCTTCGTTCCACCGTCAAAGGACGCTGCCTACGTCTCGACATTAATTGACCCTGAAGGCAATGAGGTCGAAGACCCGCGTCGTCCAATATACACACCTCCAGCATGGGCTAAGTTACCAACAGCAGTGCAGTGCCGTGGTCTTGAGAACCTTCCAAAGCTGTTCCGGAGCCACGGCCACCTGCTTTGATCATAACCACATTTAGGAAAAGCAGAAGGAAGCTCTCTTGAAGGTCACGCTCAGCGCTCACGGTCTCCAGCGCGTCGTCACAACCGGACGGACAGAGATCAATATCCTGCGCGGATGCGATCTGGAGTTACAGGGAGGCGGCCTGACCTCAGTCGTGGGGCATTCGGGTTCTGGAAAGTCGTCACTGCTGATGTGTCTAAGCGGCTTGGATGAACCAACCTCGGGTATGGTGATGATCAACGGTCGTGACATTTATCGGCAGTCCCCAAGCAAACGCGCACATATGCTTCGCTCCGAGATCGGATTCGTATTCCAGCAATACAATTTGGTGCCCTTTCTAACCGTTGAGGAGAACATCGCACTCCCCTTCCAGCTCGACCACAAGCCAGTTCCCCGCGATATGATCAGTGCCCTCATTGAGTCGTTCGGGCTGGCTCACCGTCGCCGTGCCTCGGCCCACTCACTTTCTGGCGGTGAGCAGCAACGAACCGCCCTTTGTCGTGCGCTCGCACGCCGTCCTGGCATCGTGTTCGCGGACGAACCAACAGGCGCCCTAGACTCGCAGAGCACACAGATCGTGCTCGGAACTCTTCGAAGAATGGCTGACGAAGGGCAGATGATCGTCATGGTCACCCATGACCTTGATGCGGCCGCCTTGGCCGACAGGATCGTGATCATGCACGACGGTCATACGGTGAAACATCTTGGTCGCAGCACCAGCCAAGAGCTACTTCGAATCATGAGCAATTTGAAAGCGTGATGCCATGCAGCGCTACGTGACCAGAATGTTCGCTGATCAGTGGCAACAATGGGTGCCCGCTGTTGTCGTGATCACGGTGATGGCTACCATGATCGGTTTGTGCGTTCACCAGTTCGCCTGGACAGGTGATCCCCTGTTTCGGACTGCGGCGAGTGCTGCGGGAGTCCCGGTGGAGGAGTTCCAGATCCTCTCGGTCACGATCTATACCGTGGTGGCCCTTGTCTCTTGGGTTGCCCTGACTGTGGTGGGAAAAGCCAGCGTCCACGCCATTCGCCGAACTCACGCTTTGTGGTTGCTGCTCGGCACATCCCCAGCCGTGGTTCTCGGTTCAACCCTTCTTCTCTTGACGGTCGTCAGCCTGTGCGGTGCAATTCTTGGAGCGCTCCTCTCGACGCTGTTGAGTTTTTGGGCCCTTCCAGCATTCAACACGATGGTTTCTTCAGCAGTCCAGTTGCCAACGTACACACCCACCGCTTGGGCGCCCATCGTTGTCATCGTCGTCAGCGTGCTCACTGCCTTGGGGGGCGGACTTTCCCCAGCTCGGCAAGCATCCCGCACCCCCCCGGGTGCCGCTCTGCGGTCCCTCGATGGCCTCGGCCGAAAGTCAGCCACTGTACCCCGGGTCGTGTGTGGCGTGTTCTTCTTCCTCGTCGCTTTTAGTCTGGTTATTTCCGCCGGATTTGCTGATTCGCTCGGGGTGACCACTCCCGCCCCGATGTTTAATTTGGCTATTAACGCAGGAGGTAGCTCCCTCATCGCCGTCTATCTCCTATGTCCACAGATTGCAGGTTTCATTTTTCGGGTACTCACCGGCCTCTTTTCGCGCACGGGGCTCGTCGTTTCGGCTCTGGGCACACGTTCCGCAGCATCCCGGGTTCAAGTGAGTGCGACAACAATTGCTCCATTGGCTGCCGGCCTGGGAAGTATTGGATTGCTGTTGTGTTCCGTTAACTCTGTCATTGCGTTCGCTGAAATACTTCAGCCAGACGGCCAGGCGAACCGGGCCGACACCTGGATGATGGTCATCGTCATTGCCCTAATGATGCTGGCGACCAGCGCCGCTGTGGTCGCCTTGTCCGCGAGCGGTCGGGAACATGAAATTGCCCTCCTTCAAGCAGCAGGCATGCGAGGACGACAAGTTGTCGCCATGATCGCATCCGAGAGCTTCGCGATGTCGTTAGCGTCATCCATCATAGCTGCCGTTCCTGTCGCTTTTGGAGGTCTTGTCTTCGTTCTCGCCTCCCAAGCAACCCTCGGCGGTGGAACCGCGGTAGTAGCGTGGCCCGTGCCGGCAATGCTAGTGGGTTTAATTGCGTCGTGGGCTGCGCTTTTCATCATACTCCTCGCGCCAGTGCTGACACCACTTCGCGAAGGGCCTAGCACGCAACTACGCCAGCAAGAGATCTGATATGCCGGAGATATCCGATGCTGCAGGACAACAGATTATTGCTCTCGCGCAGCGCCTGAAGGCATTCAAGTCCTTCCGACTCCAAGCCCAACCCACCTCAGAAACTGGTGATGATCATGCTCGCACGATTCGACTTCGAGGCCCTGATGGCTCTGAGAGCTTCGAGATCCTAACTCTGCGCCAGCGAGACAAGTTGCTCCTGACCGCCGACGAGTCAGCATGCGCGATAATCGGTGATTTCAATGGCGACGAAAACTACACACTGCGAATCTACACGGTAACCAAATCTGGAGTCAGACTCGTTCATCTGGAGTCACCCATATCACCTTGCGTATATGCGTTTGGAACAGGGCTGCTTTGGATTCGACGAGACGCTGCACGTCGACCTTACAAGGCCCTTTGGTGGGATCGTGACTGCGAACATCCAGAAGTCCTGTTTGAAGAAATCGACCGAACACGCCGACTCAGCCTTCGCAGCGTCGATGACGATATAGCAATCCTTGCGTCCAAGGGAGCCGATACAATCAATATCACCGAATTATCACCGGCGGTGATGCAATAATTCCGACTTGCCACCTGTCGACCCAGGACATTCCCGATGGGGACCTCATGTTATGGCACGGAGACATTATCGTCCTCGATCGGGCGCAAGGACAGGTCAGAGCTGACGGGGATGACCCGTTGACTGCCACAGCTCCCGCAGATTTCATCACCGAACATCTTCAGCGTGCGGGGGACGAGATTGCGGTCGTCGGGAGATACCGTGGTCGCCAAGCCTTCTGGCTACCAGCTCAAGGACCAGCCGCCCTGTGGACCGCACCGCCCGCAGGTATTATGCTCCCTTCAATCGATCCGGCCACCAAACGTCAGGCGTTCCTCGTTTCATCACCGGTTCATGAACCTCAGGTTGTGTTTCCTTCAGAAAACGGCAAGGTCCCTGCTGTCTCGACCGGTCGAGCCGTTGACCGCTGTCTCACAGCTAGCAGCGATGACGGTACACCGATCCCAATCACGATTTTCTTACCCCCAAATCCGGGACCGCTTCCTCTCGTCGTACATGTCTATGGCGCCTACGGCATCAGCCTCGAAGGACCATTCGATCCCTTCACTGACGATCTCCTGGCCCGCGGAATTGCAGTCGCCTACTGCCATGTTCGCGGCGGCGGCGAGAACGGACCCACGTGGCATCAACAAGCGACAGGTACGCGTCGGCACCAGTCAATCGCGGATCTTCTAGCCTGCCTAGCTCTGTTTCATAACCATCCCGCGATCATCGCGGATCGCATCGCATTGGTTGCCGCAAGTGCTGGAGGTTTCACCGCTGCCGCCGCCTGTCTCCGCCAGCCGACCTGGGTACGTGGGCTGCAGCTCGTGCATCCATTCATCGACCCTGTCACAGCCCTTCTGGACCCCGGCTCCAATCTCACTACAACCGACTGGGCGGAATTCGGAAATCCTCGTGCTGACCCACGGGTGAAAAACTATCTTGAACAGCTCTCGCCGGCGGCAACTGTTCGGAGTCTTGATCCTCATAGCTGTCCACTTCCACGAGCCTGGATCCGGACGGCTGAGCAAGATGCCCGGGTCGATTCAGCAGCCGTCAAGCAGTTCTGTGAACTCTACCGGGCTGCGGCCATCTCCACCGATGCCGACCACGTTGTCTACCGAGTCACCACCGGTGGGCACATTGAAGGCCAATCGTTCGAGCAAGCACACGAAGAAAACCTCCTCGCCCATGCTTGGTTGCTGGACCTCCTCGACTCCCCGTGTATACAGGCGATTTGACTGGTTTCCATCCGTCGTATCACGGGTCCCTGCGAACAAAGCCTCTCCTTGATGTCGCGATGCGCGGCAATGTTCTGACCCGACTGCGACACTGGTGGCTGTGAGTCCCCCTTCACCGACCGCATACCCACGACAGAGAATCACCGAAAATGAAAACACCACTTACACCATTAGTGGGACAGTCCCGGCCCCACCGGGTCCCGCAAAAGGCAGGTGCTGGTCGTCTCAGTGATACGGGCGCTCAATACCTTCGGCAGCGGCATCACCCCATCACGGTGGCCGTCGCGCTGCTGGGTGACCACGACGGGGGTGGCGAAGTTCTCGACCGTTCTGGCAGTGGGTGCGCTGACCCGGTGGCGACACCCCTCCCCGTCGTTATGTCATTTGGAAAGGTTCTGTCGGGATCGTGAAAGATTTTGAGGCGTATACGGTACAAAATCTTTCCAAATGACATAACGACGACGGGGTCGGGGCCGACGGGGTCGGGGCCGACGGGGTCGGGGCCGACGGGGGTCGGGGCGGTCTGCGCGGGCCGGGACGACGTGGCTACCAGGACTCGACACGGACTTCCCGGGCCCAGGCGGCCACAGCCGGTACCGGGTGGGAACGGGCGGTTCGCAGCCGGGCCCGCCAGGTATCGTCCCAGCCCACCTCGTCGCCCGCGTGTTCCAGCAGCGCCAGGGCGATCGCTCCGGTGACCGCGTCGCCACGGGCCAGCAGCTCGTCGGTGGCAGCGGTGAAATCGACGTGCAGCCGCGCCTCGTGCAACTCCTCGAGTGTCTCCCCGGTGAGTTCGAAAATTTCGCGGGAACGCATCGGATCGGCGACATCCTCGGCGAGATCGTTCAGGTCGGCCAGCGGATCGTCCCAGTTGACGGCGGCCAGCAGCACCTGCCAGCGTTGCCGGGCCGTATGCGGAAACTCCGACAGCGCCGCGGCCAGTTCCTTCAGCCGGTCGCGCTGCTCCAACCGAGCCCGAAGACCCTCCGGCAGAAGAGCGACGATCACGTCCTCCAGCAGACGTTGGCTCGGCAGCTCCTCCGTGGAGTCGAGCGGTTCGTCAGCCGCCGCTGCCGCGATCCCGGCCACCACCACCAGCAGCATGCCCCATCGCAACCCGGAGCCTGCACTCCCCAGCGCCCACACCGCCGCCTGCCGGACGTGAAGCTCCTTCGAGGAGAGCAGCTCGAGGATTCGCCCGGCCACTTTCGGCGTCCAGAAACTCCACCTGGGCAGCGCCCTCACCAGTGCTGGTTCCGGCGCGGCTTTCGCCAGGATCTCCCCGAACCGGGCCCGGTGTCTGACCGACATCCGGGCCGGGGTGATGCCGGCAAGCACGAGAGCAGCCTCGCGACCGCCGGCTGCCGCATCTGACAACGCCTCCCACGCCCATTCGTCGTCGAGGAGGTCGATCAGACCCGTGGTCGCCGCGAATCGCACGTCACGATGAACGGTGACGTCCATGGCCAGGTCCACCAGCATCTCGGCGGTCTCGGGACGGTGCAGGCGCGCCACCTGTCGCACGGCCTGCTTGCGGACACTCACCTTCCGCCATTGTTCGGTGGCGATGACCATGAGAGCCTCGGTGGTCGCAGCGGGTGACAGCTCGTCGATGACATGGGTCGCGGCAAGCATCGCGGTCGGGGCAAGGTCGGTGTCCAGCACCGTCAGGAAGTCCGTCAGCGACCACTCCACCGCGGGCGACCGGAACGCCGCCGCCAGCTGCGCCTCCCGGATCCCGATTTCCGGGCTGTCCGGTTCGAGCGCCTCGGAGGTGACCCAGGGAAGCCGCCCCAGGACATCCACCGCGGCCAGTCTCCGCCACCGATCCTGGGTGGTGTCGTCGACGAACCGGGCCAGGGCCTGGGCATAGGAACGGCTCTGCTCAGGCAACCAGCCGTCGAAGGGCCCGGGCGCGATCCCGACGTAGGGGGTGTCGTCGTGCAGCCGCCCGGAGATCGGGATCTTTCGGTACAGGATCCCGGCCAGATCGGGACGGTAGCGGCAAATGTGCTCCTGGACGCGTTCGAGGGTCGCGAACGAGGGGTCGAGTTTCAGCAGCCCCGCGAGCCTTTCGCTGCGGGTCCGCGGTGCTGCCAGCCAGTTCAAGATCGCACGGTCCACGGTGTGGGGATCGTGGGACCTGATGGCCCGGCGCATGATGCTGGTGATCTCCGGCAGGTCCTGGCATCCACGGCTGAGGATCGCGACCAGACAGTTCGCCTGGTCGTACTCGCCGCGGTCGGCCTCGGTCCTGAAGGTCTGGGCGAACCCCGTCACCACGGTTTTCGCGGCGACGATCGGGATGGGCAGGAACAGGTTTCCCGTTAACGCCCGCCCAGCAGCCGCGAGCGCGGCGCCGGAGCAGGAATTGGGCAGCCGGGTCAGCATGTCCACCTGTTCCTGGATTGGTGCGCCCAGCTGGGCACGGTGGATCATCAGCCGCCAGAGCGCGCCCTGCAGGTGCGCAAAGGTCTCGGACGAGGTGTCGCGGGCGGCGGTCAGCACATCTGTCAGACTTCCCAGGCGTTCGGCCGGAATCAGGTCCAGGAGCTGTCCGCTGGCAATCGCCAGGGCGGCCATCGCGGCGTTGCGCACCGGGTCCTGTTCCGTGGCGAGGATTTCGATGCGGGCGAAGGCCACCACGATCGCTCGCGGATCGCGACTGCGCAGCGCAGACGCGAGAATCGCGTGCCAGGCCGC from Arachnia propionica encodes the following:
- a CDS encoding ABC transporter ATP-binding protein, producing the protein MKVTLSAHGLQRVVTTGRTEINILRGCDLELQGGGLTSVVGHSGSGKSSLLMCLSGLDEPTSGMVMINGRDIYRQSPSKRAHMLRSEIGFVFQQYNLVPFLTVEENIALPFQLDHKPVPRDMISALIESFGLAHRRRASAHSLSGGEQQRTALCRALARRPGIVFADEPTGALDSQSTQIVLGTLRRMADEGQMIVMVTHDLDAAALADRIVIMHDGHTVKHLGRSTSQELLRIMSNLKA
- a CDS encoding FtsX-like permease family protein → MQRYVTRMFADQWQQWVPAVVVITVMATMIGLCVHQFAWTGDPLFRTAASAAGVPVEEFQILSVTIYTVVALVSWVALTVVGKASVHAIRRTHALWLLLGTSPAVVLGSTLLLLTVVSLCGAILGALLSTLLSFWALPAFNTMVSSAVQLPTYTPTAWAPIVVIVVSVLTALGGGLSPARQASRTPPGAALRSLDGLGRKSATVPRVVCGVFFFLVAFSLVISAGFADSLGVTTPAPMFNLAINAGGSSLIAVYLLCPQIAGFIFRVLTGLFSRTGLVVSALGTRSAASRVQVSATTIAPLAAGLGSIGLLLCSVNSVIAFAEILQPDGQANRADTWMMVIVIALMMLATSAAVVALSASGREHEIALLQAAGMRGRQVVAMIASESFAMSLASSIIAAVPVAFGGLVFVLASQATLGGGTAVVAWPVPAMLVGLIASWAALFIILLAPVLTPLREGPSTQLRQQEI
- a CDS encoding prolyl oligopeptidase family serine peptidase is translated as MTATAPADFITEHLQRAGDEIAVVGRYRGRQAFWLPAQGPAALWTAPPAGIMLPSIDPATKRQAFLVSSPVHEPQVVFPSENGKVPAVSTGRAVDRCLTASSDDGTPIPITIFLPPNPGPLPLVVHVYGAYGISLEGPFDPFTDDLLARGIAVAYCHVRGGGENGPTWHQQATGTRRHQSIADLLACLALFHNHPAIIADRIALVAASAGGFTAAAACLRQPTWVRGLQLVHPFIDPVTALLDPGSNLTTTDWAEFGNPRADPRVKNYLEQLSPAATVRSLDPHSCPLPRAWIRTAEQDARVDSAAVKQFCELYRAAAISTDADHVVYRVTTGGHIEGQSFEQAHEENLLAHAWLLDLLDSPCIQAI
- a CDS encoding response regulator transcription factor gives rise to the protein MNDAEPTRVLLVEDQQLIRRGLAMLLSTVDGIDVTAQAEDGRAALDILATTELDVVLVDARMPGMDGIEFTAHCTRDHPGLPVLVLTTFDDDALVQAVFSVGASGFLLKDTSIEHLVSALYSVIEGGMVIDPRVARAAIQTKSGGEGPLAILTRGERVVAELVAQGLTNSEIAASLTLAEGTVKNYVSALLRKIGERDRTALALKLRKALGF